Proteins encoded within one genomic window of Flavobacterium sp. NG2:
- a CDS encoding sulfatase-like hydrolase/transferase has protein sequence MIQSKIAVASILVSGIFLSTVIQAQNKQQKPNIIVILTDDQGWGDVGFNGATDIPTPNLDRIAKEGVIFSNGYVSHPYCSPSRAGLITGRYQARFGHDCNIADDGLNNPTVGTPLSEKMIPEALREQGYRTSAIGKWHLGDHPDLRPNNQGFDHWFGFPGGGMNYWGTPTDAIHTVYRNGIPVPEKELSYLTDNFTEETIKFINQKDKKPFFIYLAYNAPHAPDQATKQYLENTKHIEYGGRSVYAAMVNGVDAGVGKIDSTLVANGMKDNTIIVFLSDNGGRAEHADNRPNRGHKGMIFEGGIKVPFFMTWKNGLKGNQVYQNVVSSLDLFPTFLDAAGADFRKEKQLDGTSLLPYVRGENKGKPNDLLFWRSVGGFEYAVRKGDYKLYKSAYKNKTMLFNLKTDALERYDIAAANPTIVKQLEKEYQLWDAKNLVPGWLDPHPENVIKEEKVLQDTRKKSLRKL, from the coding sequence ATGATTCAATCAAAAATTGCTGTAGCTTCAATATTGGTTTCAGGGATATTTTTATCCACTGTTATTCAAGCACAAAATAAACAACAAAAACCCAATATAATTGTCATTCTTACCGATGACCAAGGTTGGGGAGATGTAGGTTTTAATGGGGCTACGGACATCCCCACTCCCAATTTAGATCGAATAGCTAAAGAAGGGGTGATTTTCTCTAATGGGTACGTTTCGCATCCCTATTGCAGTCCGTCGAGAGCAGGATTAATTACGGGGCGTTACCAAGCGCGTTTTGGTCACGATTGCAATATTGCCGATGATGGTTTGAACAACCCAACAGTAGGAACCCCACTTTCAGAAAAAATGATTCCAGAGGCTTTGAGAGAGCAAGGGTATCGAACCAGTGCCATTGGGAAATGGCATTTAGGAGATCATCCTGATTTGCGTCCCAATAATCAAGGTTTTGACCATTGGTTTGGTTTTCCTGGTGGCGGAATGAATTATTGGGGAACTCCAACAGATGCGATTCACACGGTTTATCGCAACGGTATTCCTGTTCCAGAAAAAGAACTCAGCTATTTAACGGATAATTTTACGGAGGAGACTATTAAATTTATCAATCAAAAAGATAAAAAACCATTCTTTATCTATCTAGCTTACAATGCGCCGCATGCTCCAGATCAAGCGACTAAACAATATTTGGAAAACACCAAACACATTGAATACGGTGGCAGGAGCGTCTATGCCGCGATGGTCAATGGAGTGGATGCAGGGGTGGGCAAAATCGATTCTACCTTAGTGGCAAATGGGATGAAAGACAATACCATTATTGTTTTTTTGAGTGATAATGGCGGTCGTGCTGAACATGCAGACAACCGTCCCAATCGTGGTCACAAAGGGATGATTTTTGAAGGGGGTATCAAAGTACCTTTTTTCATGACTTGGAAAAACGGACTAAAAGGAAATCAAGTATATCAAAATGTGGTTTCATCCTTGGATTTATTCCCCACTTTCTTAGACGCCGCTGGTGCCGATTTTCGTAAAGAAAAACAATTGGATGGAACCAGTTTGTTGCCTTATGTGAGAGGAGAAAATAAAGGGAAACCAAACGATTTATTGTTTTGGCGTTCCGTAGGAGGTTTTGAATACGCAGTTCGCAAAGGCGATTATAAATTGTATAAGAGTGCGTATAAGAACAAAACCATGCTTTTTAATCTCAAAACTGATGCTTTAGAGCGTTATGATATCGCTGCGGCTAACCCTACTATCGTTAAACAATTAGAAAAAGAATATCAACTTTGGGATGCCAAAAATCTTGTGCCAGGATGGCTTGACCCACATCCAGAAAATGTTATCAAAGAAGAGAAGGTTTTGCAAGATACCCGTAAAAAGTCTCTCCGTAAATTATAA
- a CDS encoding glycoside hydrolase family 2 TIM barrel-domain containing protein has protein sequence MKTSILFSVLFLSFSLFAQQNDWENPAVNQINRMAARATFYSYENETLARENQREKSSWFQSLNGDWKFSWVAKPADASTSFQKSDFNTSAWKSIDVPSNWEMRGYGIPIYTNSTYPFFSDFPFINHHDNPVGHYVKTFDLNDSWKDKDVILHFGGVSSAFYVWVNGQFVGYSEDTRLPSEFDITKHLTKGKNKIAVKVYRWSDGSYLEAQDHWRMSGIEREVYLQAVPKVRLSNFTVRTDLDQNYENALLQIRPAFVANIADKYIEKVGHFGDNPLHTTMDNWTLTTQLVDANGVAVGDKNVMKLQKFFGEYYPQRDNVDFAMIETEVKSPKKWSAENPYLYTLLFTVKDDKGNPIQYTSTKVGFREVVIDNKGRFLVNGNPVKMIGVNRHDHHMTNGKTVSRADMERDVQLLKQFNFNAVRTCHYPNDPYFYDLCDQYGIYVMDEANLETHGIRGRLANEPEWGAAFLERAIRMVERDKNHPSVVIWSLGNESGKGPNHAAMSAWIKEYDPTRYIHYEGAQGDATDPRYQKKFNSKMANPTDPKWVDMLSRMYPTPQELQDLIDETSFDTRPVVMCEYAHSMGNSTGNMKTYWDVIYKNDRALGGYIWDWIDQGLVKKDKNGKEFFAYGGDFGDKPNSGSFCLNGIITADRNPKPATYECKYVNQPAVITAIDAAKGNFEIYNRHHAVDLGQYDLVWNLTENGKSIQSGTLGALATKPFQKEALNVNLKKINFKAGQEYFMTIEGKLKENTLWAKKGYVVFEEQFEIANPKQKEVSTSKTSSLEVQESAQNIRVSNKMIEVEVDKKSGYVHQLKTNGVEVLASPLKLNFWRAETENDEAYRNAKKLSAELDWMKAGDRLEVQSVKVNATDKSNVAVTVKGLIAKPKTEITLVYTIQGDGKLKVDYLASIDKNAPNVPKIGMQFDTNNQYRNLSYFGKGPFENYQDRNLGSKVGLYSGDVFALDQSYIYPEEYGNRMDTRWFILNNKSNKGFKVAQGEKRLNFSVVPFSTMNLQEAKHTNELEDRKVLTVNIDLIQMGIGGDDTWSKRAEPHPQFIVKPGTYSYSFYIQSNN, from the coding sequence TTGAAAACTAGTATTCTTTTTTCGGTTCTTTTTTTATCCTTTAGTCTTTTTGCGCAACAAAATGATTGGGAAAATCCAGCGGTGAACCAAATCAACAGAATGGCAGCGAGAGCCACTTTTTATTCTTATGAAAATGAAACTTTGGCTAGAGAAAACCAAAGAGAAAAATCATCTTGGTTTCAATCCTTAAACGGGGATTGGAAATTCAGTTGGGTGGCTAAACCTGCTGATGCTTCGACAAGTTTTCAAAAATCAGATTTTAATACATCGGCTTGGAAATCAATTGATGTTCCTTCTAACTGGGAAATGCGTGGGTATGGAATTCCTATTTACACCAATTCGACCTATCCTTTTTTCAGTGATTTTCCTTTTATCAACCACCATGACAATCCTGTTGGGCATTATGTAAAAACCTTTGATTTGAACGATTCTTGGAAAGACAAAGATGTGATTTTACATTTTGGAGGCGTATCATCGGCTTTTTATGTTTGGGTCAATGGCCAATTTGTTGGTTATAGTGAAGACACCCGTTTACCATCCGAATTTGATATCACCAAACACCTTACAAAAGGCAAAAACAAAATTGCCGTAAAAGTATATCGTTGGTCCGATGGAAGTTATCTCGAAGCCCAAGACCACTGGAGAATGAGCGGAATCGAAAGAGAAGTCTATTTGCAAGCCGTGCCGAAAGTACGTTTGTCTAATTTCACCGTTCGTACCGATTTAGATCAGAATTACGAAAATGCCTTATTGCAAATTCGTCCTGCTTTTGTAGCCAATATTGCCGATAAATACATTGAAAAAGTGGGGCATTTTGGGGATAATCCATTGCATACAACGATGGATAATTGGACTTTAACCACCCAATTAGTAGATGCCAATGGAGTAGCTGTAGGGGATAAAAATGTAATGAAATTGCAAAAGTTTTTTGGCGAATATTATCCGCAACGTGACAATGTCGATTTTGCTATGATTGAAACCGAAGTAAAATCACCAAAAAAATGGTCTGCCGAAAATCCATATTTATATACTCTTTTATTCACGGTCAAAGATGACAAAGGCAATCCTATTCAATACACCAGCACCAAAGTGGGTTTTAGAGAAGTAGTAATTGACAACAAAGGGCGTTTCTTGGTCAATGGAAATCCTGTAAAAATGATTGGTGTAAACCGTCATGACCATCATATGACTAATGGGAAAACGGTTTCAAGAGCCGATATGGAGCGTGATGTGCAATTGTTGAAGCAATTCAATTTTAATGCTGTGCGTACCTGTCATTATCCAAATGACCCTTATTTTTATGATTTGTGTGACCAATACGGAATCTATGTAATGGACGAAGCTAATTTGGAAACCCACGGTATCAGAGGACGATTGGCAAATGAGCCAGAATGGGGTGCTGCATTTCTTGAAAGAGCCATTCGTATGGTCGAAAGAGATAAAAACCATCCGTCAGTGGTGATTTGGTCTTTAGGAAATGAATCAGGAAAAGGACCTAATCATGCGGCTATGTCGGCTTGGATTAAGGAATATGACCCTACAAGATACATTCATTATGAAGGTGCTCAAGGCGATGCGACGGATCCGAGATACCAAAAGAAATTCAATTCTAAAATGGCCAATCCTACCGACCCAAAATGGGTTGATATGTTGAGCCGTATGTATCCAACACCTCAGGAATTACAAGACTTGATTGACGAAACTAGTTTTGATACCCGTCCAGTGGTGATGTGTGAATATGCGCATTCTATGGGGAATTCTACTGGAAATATGAAAACCTATTGGGATGTGATTTACAAAAATGACCGTGCCTTAGGAGGTTATATTTGGGACTGGATTGACCAAGGATTGGTTAAAAAAGATAAAAACGGCAAAGAATTTTTTGCATACGGAGGTGATTTTGGCGACAAGCCTAATAGTGGTAGTTTTTGCTTAAACGGTATCATTACCGCCGACAGAAATCCAAAACCAGCGACCTACGAATGCAAGTACGTAAACCAGCCCGCAGTCATTACAGCTATTGATGCAGCCAAAGGGAATTTTGAAATCTACAATCGCCATCATGCAGTGGATTTGGGACAGTATGATTTAGTGTGGAATCTGACGGAAAATGGTAAATCGATTCAATCAGGAACGCTAGGTGCATTGGCTACAAAACCTTTTCAAAAAGAAGCTTTGAATGTGAATTTGAAAAAGATAAATTTCAAAGCAGGACAGGAATATTTTATGACTATCGAAGGGAAGTTGAAAGAGAACACCCTTTGGGCCAAAAAGGGATATGTGGTATTTGAAGAGCAATTTGAAATAGCAAACCCAAAACAAAAAGAGGTTTCGACTTCGAAAACATCTAGTTTAGAAGTACAGGAATCAGCGCAAAACATTCGCGTAAGCAACAAAATGATTGAAGTGGAAGTTGATAAAAAATCAGGTTATGTACATCAATTGAAAACAAATGGGGTTGAGGTTTTAGCAAGTCCGCTGAAATTAAATTTTTGGAGAGCAGAAACAGAAAATGATGAAGCCTACCGTAATGCTAAAAAGCTTTCGGCTGAACTAGATTGGATGAAAGCAGGAGATCGTTTGGAAGTACAGTCGGTAAAAGTAAATGCAACTGATAAATCAAATGTTGCCGTAACTGTAAAAGGATTGATTGCTAAACCTAAAACTGAAATTACTTTAGTATATACAATCCAAGGAGACGGAAAACTAAAAGTAGATTATTTGGCATCAATTGATAAAAACGCTCCGAATGTGCCTAAAATCGGGATGCAGTTTGATACCAATAACCAATACCGTAATCTAAGTTATTTTGGAAAAGGGCCTTTCGAAAATTATCAAGATAGAAATCTAGGTTCCAAAGTAGGTTTGTATAGCGGAGATGTTTTTGCTTTAGACCAAAGTTACATTTACCCAGAGGAATACGGAAATCGAATGGATACCCGTTGGTTCATTTTGAACAACAAATCAAACAAAGGATTTAAAGTTGCTCAAGGAGAAAAAAGACTCAATTTTAGTGTTGTTCCTTTTAGCACGATGAATTTACAAGAAGCCAAGCACACCAATGAATTAGAAGACAGAAAGGTTTTGACTGTAAATATTGATTTGATTCAAATGGGTATTGGCGGAGATGATACTTGGTCAAAAAGAGCAGAACCTCACCCTCAATTTATAGTAAAGCCAGGCACTTATTCCTATTCATTTTATATTCAATCAAATAATTAA
- a CDS encoding glycoside hydrolase family 2 TIM barrel-domain containing protein: MKNITFLILLIGQFFSYAQEFHKDKQVYTVGTEPHVATHYILKDSTVALGGDYKTSPYFKSLDGNWKFHWAEDETKTPADFYKVDYDVTSWKTIPVPSCWERQGYGVPSHRGLETLIRGGKIKVPNLPKDNPVGSYQTTFEIPDNWQQRQTFLHFNGVGSAFYVWVNGKKVGYDEDSFTSSVFNITPYLQKGKNTLAVQVYRWSTGSYLECGDTWTFSGIFRSVFLQSRPNVQIRDFFLSSDLDSLYQNAEFKAKIKIYNNTDEVIQKYKVQIGIYDERNKLISDPKFGTKGIGWKQGGPGTETVFDCSTLIKKPKLWSAEHPNLFTVVLTLIDPKGKTVEVTRSRFGFRKVEIKNLQLHVNGQPILIKGVNRGESDPKSGKTLSTETMIQDIILMKQHNINAVRSSHHPNDPRWYALCDEYGLYVMDEALESSDQSIRTNVLPGSDISWLQSSLDRVIAMVERSKNHPSIIIWSLGNESGYGQNFALFSDYIRRFDPTRPISYDGRETDCWNVKDYFDMNSSMYPFIEDAPKQDHWKLLSFWAKPKYNKPYIMIEYAHAQGNSLGNFGEYWRVVEKTPSFMGGYIWDWVNQTYDEKMPDGTVRQSHRLDYHPVDSLAVNGDFSKIDDLDNECAKGIVFADRTPKPSLLEVKKAHQFIDTRLDTERNTFVVRNKYSFTNLNAFSGNWTILKNGVVVKKGTLTNLDVAPKTEKGYFINLPKFENNAEYTLNFSYRLIEDASWAKAGFEIAKEEIILQKTQPQLTKASGTVTLGETTTEITTKSSSAQVRFDKQSGKITSIKVRDKELIAQTGEITGPSLNVYRAPLENDKPYRKNWRLAQLDNLNQKVLSIKTAQLNKSLVRISIVKEFAADSLVLQHECVYDITGQGQIRMKNKVIPQGGKSLETLPRIGLKLGLSEGLEQTNWYGRGPHENYPDRKESAFLGNYQATVTDMFTPYVVPQENGARSDVRSLSLSLKNEKRPAMQITSGTPFIFSALHYDASDLIKASRPEFLKKRNETILSLDAEMLGVGNASCGPKPLQQYFVPVKTYEFDFTLHLN; the protein is encoded by the coding sequence ATGAAAAATATAACTTTTTTAATTTTATTGATAGGACAGTTTTTTTCCTATGCGCAGGAATTTCACAAAGACAAACAAGTCTATACTGTAGGAACTGAACCCCATGTGGCTACACATTATATACTTAAAGATAGTACTGTAGCTTTAGGTGGAGATTATAAAACGTCTCCTTATTTCAAAAGTTTAGATGGTAACTGGAAATTCCATTGGGCTGAAGATGAAACGAAAACTCCTGCCGATTTTTATAAAGTTGATTATGATGTTACTAGTTGGAAAACGATTCCTGTGCCTTCTTGCTGGGAAAGACAAGGTTATGGTGTGCCTTCACACCGTGGATTGGAAACTTTAATTAGAGGAGGAAAAATTAAGGTGCCTAATTTACCAAAGGACAATCCTGTAGGTAGCTACCAAACGACTTTTGAAATTCCAGACAATTGGCAACAAAGACAAACTTTTTTACACTTTAATGGTGTAGGTAGTGCCTTTTATGTTTGGGTAAACGGAAAAAAAGTGGGCTACGATGAAGACTCTTTCACAAGTTCGGTTTTCAATATTACTCCCTATTTACAAAAAGGGAAGAACACTTTGGCTGTTCAGGTGTATCGATGGTCAACGGGCAGTTATTTAGAATGTGGTGACACTTGGACTTTTAGTGGGATTTTTAGGAGTGTGTTTTTACAAAGCCGACCTAATGTACAAATACGGGACTTTTTTTTAAGTTCAGATTTGGATTCTTTGTACCAAAATGCCGAATTCAAAGCTAAAATTAAAATTTACAACAATACGGATGAAGTAATTCAAAAATACAAAGTACAGATTGGTATTTATGATGAAAGGAACAAATTAATTTCAGACCCTAAATTTGGCACCAAAGGAATTGGTTGGAAACAAGGTGGCCCAGGTACCGAAACAGTTTTCGATTGTTCCACCCTGATAAAGAAACCAAAACTGTGGTCAGCGGAGCATCCAAATTTATTTACAGTAGTATTGACCTTAATTGATCCAAAAGGCAAAACAGTTGAAGTAACCCGTAGTCGATTTGGTTTTAGAAAAGTTGAAATCAAAAATTTACAATTGCATGTAAACGGCCAGCCTATTCTCATAAAAGGAGTCAATCGAGGAGAATCTGACCCCAAAAGTGGCAAGACTTTATCCACTGAAACCATGATTCAGGATATAATTTTGATGAAACAGCACAACATCAATGCCGTTCGTTCTAGTCATCATCCAAATGATCCACGCTGGTATGCGCTATGTGATGAATACGGACTTTATGTGATGGATGAAGCGTTGGAATCAAGTGATCAATCCATTCGAACAAATGTATTGCCGGGGAGTGATATCTCTTGGTTACAAAGTTCTTTGGATAGAGTAATTGCTATGGTGGAGCGCTCTAAAAACCATCCTTCTATAATTATTTGGTCATTAGGAAATGAATCGGGTTACGGACAAAATTTTGCATTATTCAGTGATTATATCAGAAGATTTGATCCTACTCGTCCTATTTCTTATGACGGTAGAGAAACCGATTGTTGGAATGTAAAAGATTATTTTGACATGAACAGTTCCATGTATCCTTTTATCGAAGACGCTCCTAAACAAGACCATTGGAAATTGTTGAGTTTTTGGGCTAAACCTAAATACAATAAACCCTATATCATGATTGAATATGCACATGCTCAAGGGAATTCCTTAGGGAATTTTGGTGAATATTGGAGGGTGGTTGAAAAAACACCTAGTTTTATGGGAGGATATATTTGGGATTGGGTGAATCAAACCTATGATGAAAAAATGCCTGATGGAACTGTACGCCAAAGCCACCGATTGGATTATCATCCTGTTGACAGCTTAGCGGTAAATGGTGATTTTTCAAAAATTGATGATTTAGATAACGAATGTGCCAAAGGAATCGTATTTGCTGACCGTACGCCAAAACCATCTTTATTAGAAGTAAAAAAAGCGCATCAATTTATCGATACAAGATTGGATACGGAACGAAATACATTTGTAGTTAGAAATAAATACAGTTTTACTAATTTGAATGCATTTTCTGGAAATTGGACCATTTTAAAAAATGGTGTTGTGGTTAAGAAAGGGACTCTAACTAATCTAGATGTTGCGCCAAAAACTGAAAAAGGCTATTTCATAAATCTACCAAAGTTTGAAAATAATGCCGAATATACCCTTAATTTTAGTTATCGATTGATAGAAGATGCCTCTTGGGCAAAAGCGGGTTTTGAAATAGCCAAAGAAGAAATTATTTTACAAAAAACACAGCCCCAACTTACAAAAGCATCCGGTACAGTAACTTTAGGGGAAACAACAACTGAAATCACTACAAAAAGTAGCAGTGCACAGGTTCGTTTTGATAAACAAAGTGGAAAAATTACCTCAATTAAAGTTCGTGACAAAGAGTTGATTGCACAAACAGGAGAAATAACGGGGCCTTCGCTAAATGTATATCGTGCTCCTTTAGAAAATGATAAACCTTATAGAAAAAATTGGAGATTAGCTCAATTGGATAATTTAAATCAGAAAGTACTTTCTATCAAAACAGCGCAGCTAAACAAATCATTGGTGAGAATTAGTATTGTAAAGGAATTTGCTGCTGATTCCCTTGTTTTGCAACATGAATGTGTGTATGATATTACAGGGCAAGGTCAAATTAGAATGAAAAACAAAGTTATTCCTCAAGGCGGAAAAAGTCTAGAAACTTTACCAAGGATAGGATTGAAATTAGGACTTTCAGAAGGTCTTGAGCAAACAAATTGGTACGGGAGAGGTCCACACGAAAATTACCCCGATCGCAAGGAATCGGCCTTTTTAGGTAATTACCAAGCAACTGTAACTGATATGTTTACACCTTATGTTGTTCCACAAGAAAACGGAGCCAGATCAGATGTACGAAGTTTATCCCTTTCATTAAAAAATGAAAAACGACCTGCCATGCAAATTACATCAGGTACACCTTTTATTTTCTCAGCGCTACATTATGACGCGAGTGATTTAATCAAAGCTTCACGCCCAGAATTTTTAAAAAAGAGAAACGAAACAATTCTGTCATTAGACGCTGAAATGCTTGGGGTAGGAAATGCAAGTTGTGGACCTAAGCCATTACAACAGTATTTCGTTCCTGTTAAAACCTATGAATTTGACTTTACACTTCATTTGAACTAA